The Arachis hypogaea cultivar Tifrunner chromosome 14, arahy.Tifrunner.gnm2.J5K5, whole genome shotgun sequence DNA window GATCTTGgcggttattttattttattctttttgcagtagaataagaataaaatagaaaatattattttagaattaattattttttttattattaattgtaatacatttttatatatttaattaggaGTTATATTTTTCCTAACCTTGAAGACAATGTTGTTTTGAAAGGTAGGGTAATAATAAGATTAGTATTGGGTCTATAATCTAATTTGAGAATTATACTATAGATAGGAATATGATATAATAATGTGAGATATGTATGATATAATTAGAaactctactttttttttttgtcctaATTCTATGAATTTCTCTTCTATTCTCTCTGATTATTTCTAATTCTCTCTATTCTTGATACAAATTTATATCACATCAGTTTAACTAACACCGAATTAacaacaattatatatatatatatatatatatatatatatatattcactaaaaaaactttatatataaatagaaaaaattagtCACTGAATTTGAATAgagaataattttttagttagtattaattaattttttcaaattaattttattttatattataaattataaattataaattttttaaaaaaattaaaaaacaattttatcattaaaaaataattgactatgcttgattattaaaaattaattttttatattatttattttattataataaaatttattattttattataaaatatttattaatataataataaatgattttattaaaatataaaattatatatatatatatatagagagagagagacgaaTTCTCTGCTAACCACGTTAAATAATAGCTACCGTGATTAGGTTGtatgaataaataaaagaaaaaatttagagtgagtttttttattaaaatttgatcaatatttaaatagcaaaagaaaaaaacgAATAATctcatattataaataaaattttacatcaataaaaatattaataataattgattaataactacaaattacaaaactgCCCTGATGCTTTCtccaaataaaatgaaaatactaaaatagtgaTTACTGAGCCTATGTTCTATGTTTTGGGATTACGGAAGAAACTCATCCTCTTATCCGCCACTTGTCCTATTTTGGACCACAATGTATTCATTTTTCAATTAATGaaatgaataaataatatttttgataaaaaaatcgtggctgttatttttttattcattgatattttccagaaaaatattttgataagttCTCAACGATTTTTGGGTAATGAATTCACCAACCTTGGCAAGAAGGGAAGAAGATCCATGAGCACTAATATCACAAGACTTTTTCTCAGCACCAGCGCAAACCTTAAAGTCCCACACACCTTTGATATTTTTAGCCAGATACACATTGAAGTCAATATTCTTCTTTTCTGGGATAAAAAACGTTGATCGCTTCACTGTAAACAACAAATCACTGGAATCTATGCTACGGCCTTTGAAAACCTCCCATCGATCATGCATCGATATTATCTGCACAAATATATtcaataactaataaatattattttagaagTAATAAAATGTAAGTATTACATTTCtaaaagatagaaaatatataTAGCTGATGAATTAAAGGATTACGTGATGTATAGAAATTTTGAAACCTTTTTTGATAGAGTCGAAACATGGTTTCCAGAAACATCGTATATGACACGACGGCCCTTAAGTGAGAAAGATTCCTTAATACGAAAGATGACTTCGTTGTTGATGTATGCGACCCCCTTGTCAGTTTCGATCTTTATAGTAATAGGATGAGGTTTGCAATAAT harbors:
- the LOC112743786 gene encoding protein LURP-one-related 10 isoform X2; this translates as METGIISVINTNYCKPHPITIKIETDKGVAYINNEVIFRIKESFSLKGRRVIYDVSGNHVSTLSKKIISMHDRWEVFKGRSIDSSDLLFTVKRSTFFIPEKKNIDFNVYLAKNIKGVWDFKVCAGAEKKSCDISAHGSSSLLAKMTNKEGCFEVEVQPNVDYGFVVALLTIVDEIKYIEKKSTKKDEVKGADTIAGAARIAGAALKLGVSLSS
- the LOC112743786 gene encoding protein LURP-one-related 10 isoform X3, which codes for METGIISVINTNYCKPHPITIKIETDKGVAYINNEVIFRIKESFSLKGRRVIYDVSGNHVSTLSKKIISMHDRWEVFKGRSIDSSDLLFTVKRSTFFIPEKKNIDFNVYLAKNIKGVWDFKVCAGAEKKSCDISAHGSSSLLAKMTNKEGCFEVEVQPNVDYGFVVALLTIVDEIKYIEKKSTKKDEVKGADTIAGAARIAGAALKLGVSYGE